A part of Desulfofundulus salinus genomic DNA contains:
- the flgN gene encoding flagellar export chaperone FlgN: protein MQELIEELVSMLKEELAALEKMAAAAEKQNAALRKNSGDSLNEVTKELEFLARQMEELKAARTRVQECAGRACGLSPGAPLAELVVALPPVPGRQEAMNLVADLRGKARELAEQVRLNNLLAQNALRFCERLLRAVAPAPAKTYLPDGAMNKGGNGPSFVDKSV, encoded by the coding sequence ATGCAGGAACTTATAGAAGAACTGGTTTCCATGTTAAAAGAGGAACTGGCCGCGCTGGAAAAGATGGCGGCGGCGGCAGAAAAGCAAAACGCCGCCCTGCGCAAAAACAGCGGGGACTCGTTGAACGAGGTAACGAAAGAGCTGGAGTTCCTGGCGCGGCAGATGGAGGAATTGAAGGCGGCCCGCACCAGGGTGCAGGAATGCGCCGGGCGGGCCTGCGGCCTGTCCCCGGGGGCACCGTTGGCGGAACTGGTCGTCGCCCTGCCGCCGGTGCCGGGCAGGCAGGAAGCAATGAACCTGGTGGCAGACCTGCGGGGGAAGGCCAGGGAACTGGCGGAACAGGTCAGGCTGAACAACCTGCTGGCCCAAAACGCCCTGCGCTTCTGCGAGCGCCTTTTAAGGGCCGTTGCCCCGGCCCCTGCAAAGACATACCTGCCGGACGGCGCCATGAATAAAGGCGGCAACGGCCCGTCTTTTGTCGATAAATCCGTGTAA
- a CDS encoding flagellar protein FlaG codes for MSKVEPVGRPDLSSMVRMSQTFKNDLPNLGEQRDKDALLLEEKGEDKRPTIQEVREAVDQINETMELYRTELRFVLHEESGEIMVKVINAETQEVIREIPPEWTLKIVASVKRMLGLILDRFI; via the coding sequence ATGAGTAAGGTGGAACCAGTTGGCAGACCAGATCTTTCCTCCATGGTAAGGATGTCCCAAACCTTCAAAAATGATCTCCCCAACCTCGGGGAGCAAAGGGATAAAGACGCGCTCCTTTTGGAAGAAAAAGGAGAGGATAAAAGGCCCACCATCCAGGAGGTGCGGGAAGCCGTCGACCAGATCAACGAGACCATGGAGCTCTACCGCACGGAACTACGGTTCGTCCTGCACGAGGAAAGCGGGGAGATCATGGTGAAGGTGATTAACGCTGAGACGCAGGAAGTAATCCGGGAGATCCCTCCGGAATGGACCTTGAAAATTGTGGCCAGCGTGAAAAGGATGCTGGGCCTGATTCTGGACAGGTTTATTTAG
- the flgM gene encoding flagellar biosynthesis anti-sigma factor FlgM yields the protein MRITNNLDARQVMNVYQKRLEIEENKKNGSPKHSPPADSVEISDRARELQLYRSHLKKLPEVRDELVESVKKRLAEGTYFIDGERVAAGIMEERRLDRHV from the coding sequence ATGAGGATTACCAATAATCTTGATGCCCGGCAGGTAATGAACGTTTACCAGAAACGTCTTGAAATAGAAGAAAACAAGAAGAACGGCAGCCCCAAACATTCCCCACCGGCCGACTCCGTGGAAATCTCCGACCGGGCACGGGAATTACAGCTCTACCGGTCACATTTAAAAAAGCTTCCTGAAGTCAGGGACGAACTGGTTGAATCGGTAAAAAAACGGCTTGCGGAAGGCACCTACTTTATCGACGGGGAAAGGGTGGCGGCGGGCATCATGGAAGAGCGCCGGCTGGACAGGCATGTGTGA
- the pseC gene encoding UDP-4-amino-4,6-dideoxy-N-acetyl-beta-L-altrosamine transaminase, with amino-acid sequence MAVRDNHPEPLPAIAGGEPVRETYLPYARQWIEEDDIEAVARVMRGDWLTTGPTLAEFEKQFAARVGARYAVAFSSGTAALHAACFAAGVGRGDEVITSPITFVASASCALYLGAKPVFADIDPRTYNIDPVEIEKKITPQTKAIIPVHFTGQPCDLDAIHALAEKHNLVVIEDACHALGAEYKGQPIGCLSDMTVFSFHPVKHITTGEGGMVTTNSGELYQWLLLFRNHGITRDRELMVEDQGPWYYEMLDVGFNYRLTDIQAALGLSQLRKLDRFLERRREIARTYNEAFASLPEVEIPYQAPYSRSSWHLYVLVLKLEHLKFDRRQVFEALRAENIGVNVHYLPVYRHPYYRWLGDPDSCSLSGFYCFHAEELYERIITLPLYPAMDNEDVNDVIQAVRRVISWARK; translated from the coding sequence ATGGCCGTGCGAGACAATCATCCTGAACCACTTCCCGCCATTGCCGGGGGTGAACCCGTACGGGAAACGTATCTTCCCTATGCCCGGCAGTGGATTGAAGAAGACGACATCGAGGCCGTCGCCCGGGTAATGCGGGGCGACTGGCTGACCACCGGCCCGACCCTGGCCGAATTCGAAAAGCAATTTGCCGCCCGGGTGGGCGCCCGTTATGCCGTGGCCTTCTCCAGCGGGACGGCGGCCCTGCACGCGGCCTGTTTTGCCGCCGGTGTGGGCAGGGGTGACGAAGTGATTACCAGCCCCATCACCTTCGTGGCCAGCGCCAGCTGCGCCCTCTACCTGGGGGCGAAACCCGTGTTTGCGGACATAGATCCGCGTACATATAATATCGACCCGGTGGAAATAGAAAAAAAGATCACCCCGCAAACAAAGGCGATCATTCCCGTACATTTCACCGGACAGCCCTGCGATCTGGACGCCATTCACGCCCTGGCTGAAAAGCACAATCTTGTGGTCATTGAAGATGCCTGCCACGCCCTGGGGGCGGAATATAAAGGGCAGCCCATCGGCTGCTTGAGCGATATGACCGTCTTCAGCTTCCACCCGGTGAAACACATCACCACCGGGGAAGGGGGAATGGTGACCACCAATTCCGGCGAACTGTACCAGTGGCTGCTGCTTTTCCGCAACCACGGGATCACCCGGGACCGGGAATTGATGGTGGAGGATCAGGGACCCTGGTACTACGAAATGCTGGACGTTGGTTTCAATTACCGCCTCACGGATATCCAGGCCGCCCTGGGTTTGAGCCAGCTGCGCAAGCTGGACCGTTTTCTGGAGCGCAGGCGCGAGATTGCCCGCACTTATAACGAGGCCTTTGCCAGCCTGCCCGAAGTGGAAATCCCGTACCAGGCGCCATACAGCCGTTCGTCCTGGCACCTTTACGTGCTGGTTTTGAAACTGGAGCATCTAAAATTCGACCGGCGCCAGGTCTTCGAAGCCCTGCGGGCGGAAAACATCGGGGTAAATGTACACTATTTGCCCGTGTACCGCCATCCCTACTACCGCTGGCTGGGGGACCCGGACAGCTGCAGCCTTTCCGGGTTTTACTGTTTCCACGCGGAAGAGCTGTACGAGCGGATTATCACCCTGCCCCTTTATCCGGCCATGGATAATGAGGACGTAAATGATGTGATCCAGGCAGTACGGAGGGTTATATCCTGGGCACGAAAGTAA
- the flgB gene encoding flagellar basal body rod protein FlgB: protein MDLFASPIMVALQKQLDAAALTQRVIAHNVANVNTPGFKKSSVSFTEELRRALGEDVLPLVTSDPRHIGAPVPLARVEPTVVKEEGTTMGYNGNNVDIDQEMVNLAANTLTYQAAARALGDRLSLLTYVIRGR from the coding sequence TTGGATCTTTTCGCCAGCCCCATTATGGTGGCGCTGCAAAAGCAGCTGGATGCAGCGGCACTAACCCAAAGGGTAATTGCCCATAACGTGGCCAATGTGAATACGCCGGGATTTAAAAAATCTTCCGTCAGCTTTACGGAAGAACTGCGGCGGGCGCTGGGGGAGGACGTCCTGCCGCTGGTTACCAGTGACCCCAGGCATATCGGGGCTCCGGTCCCGCTGGCCCGGGTGGAACCCACGGTGGTGAAGGAGGAGGGCACCACCATGGGTTACAACGGCAATAACGTGGACATTGATCAGGAGATGGTAAACCTGGCCGCCAATACCCTGACGTACCAGGCTGCCGCCCGGGCTCTGGGCGACCGCCTGTCCCTGTTAACCTATGTCATTCGAGGGAGGTAA
- the flgC gene encoding flagellar basal body rod protein FlgC encodes MPLLDVFGISASGLTASRLWLDITANNIANLQTAGRPNDPLNPAYRRKVPVFAEKLRQALDSPPGQPSFNAAGVSVAAVVEDPSPPRLAYEPSHPLADPNTGYVAYPNINIANEMVSMIAATRAYEANVTVLNAAKDMALRALEIGKG; translated from the coding sequence GTGCCTTTATTAGATGTATTCGGCATTAGTGCCTCAGGCTTAACAGCATCGAGGCTCTGGCTGGATATTACGGCCAACAATATTGCCAACCTGCAAACGGCGGGCAGGCCCAACGACCCCCTGAACCCGGCCTACCGCCGGAAAGTTCCCGTGTTTGCCGAGAAACTGCGCCAGGCCCTGGACTCCCCGCCCGGCCAACCCTCCTTCAACGCTGCCGGCGTGAGCGTGGCGGCAGTAGTGGAGGATCCATCCCCGCCCCGGCTTGCTTACGAGCCCTCCCATCCCCTGGCCGACCCCAATACGGGATACGTGGCCTACCCCAATATCAATATTGCCAACGAGATGGTCAGCATGATTGCAGCCACCCGGGCCTACGAGGCCAACGTCACGGTTTTGAACGCGGCCAAGGACATGGCCTTAAGGGCTCTGGAGATAGGCAAGGGCTAA
- the fliE gene encoding flagellar hook-basal body complex protein FliE, which yields MQVLPVSPLTLVPTASQPAKPDAAAGAPGFGRMLERALEEVNNAQVRADRVGLDFLTGRVQELHQLTIAMEEARIMMSLAVEVRNKIVEAYQEISRMQV from the coding sequence ATGCAGGTTTTACCCGTTTCCCCTTTAACCCTGGTACCCACGGCAAGCCAGCCCGCAAAGCCGGACGCTGCTGCCGGCGCTCCCGGTTTCGGCCGGATGCTTGAACGGGCCCTGGAAGAGGTAAATAACGCCCAGGTGCGGGCCGACCGGGTGGGCCTCGACTTCCTCACCGGCCGGGTGCAGGAACTGCACCAGCTGACCATTGCCATGGAAGAAGCCCGGATAATGATGTCCCTGGCCGTGGAGGTGCGCAATAAAATAGTAGAAGCCTACCAGGAAATTTCGCGCATGCAGGTTTAA
- the fliF gene encoding flagellar basal-body MS-ring/collar protein FliF, which produces MDPKQILAPIKERWQALPRSRQVLFAAAAAGLLTTVIYLAVLIAQPAYAPLFTGLEPKQAGKIAEELKNMKIPYRLEDEGKTIAVPEGQVYNTRIQLASKGMLADSGAGLELFDRQKFGVTDFEQQVNYQRALQEELRRTITSLDEVEQARVHLVLPRESLFLDNQVEPSASIALKLKGELKPEQVKGIMDLVVGSVQGMKPENVHIIDMEGNVLSDNLALADERARLARLSMEQYQVRRQYEKELETRIQQMLTRILGPNKAVAMVTADMDFDQRQVTTTTVQPGQTLSQQTITESGSGTGISGVPGTPSSQPGSTVPALTGGNSQYQKQQTITNYQLGSQQQTLVAAPGTLRRLSVAVVLNGNYSAPQLQQVQDMVSAAVGLQQNRGDQINVSAMPFDTSYLDQFRQETAQPPTMLASLKKYWPVAAGAAGLLMGLLLLILFIRRRRRRAYELEAVEEMPETPVVTGHVPAPEETPAQPGRAQQIRDIAREKPAQVAEILKVWLKE; this is translated from the coding sequence ATGGACCCCAAACAGATCCTGGCCCCCATTAAGGAGCGGTGGCAGGCGCTGCCCCGGTCCCGGCAGGTTCTTTTCGCTGCCGCTGCGGCGGGACTGCTGACGACCGTAATTTACCTGGCCGTTCTTATCGCCCAACCTGCATACGCTCCCCTGTTCACCGGCCTGGAGCCAAAACAGGCGGGCAAAATTGCCGAAGAACTGAAAAACATGAAAATACCTTACCGGCTGGAAGACGAGGGCAAAACCATCGCCGTACCGGAAGGGCAGGTGTACAACACCAGAATTCAGCTGGCCAGCAAGGGGATGCTGGCCGATTCGGGGGCCGGGTTGGAGCTTTTTGACCGGCAAAAGTTCGGTGTCACCGACTTTGAGCAGCAGGTTAACTACCAGCGGGCATTACAGGAGGAACTGCGCCGCACCATCACCAGCCTGGACGAGGTGGAACAGGCCCGGGTGCACCTGGTGCTGCCCCGGGAAAGCCTCTTTCTGGACAACCAGGTGGAACCTTCTGCCTCGATAGCCTTAAAACTCAAGGGTGAATTGAAGCCCGAACAGGTAAAGGGCATTATGGATCTGGTGGTGGGCAGCGTCCAGGGAATGAAGCCGGAAAACGTACACATCATCGACATGGAGGGCAACGTTTTAAGCGACAACCTGGCCCTGGCCGACGAGCGGGCCAGGCTGGCCCGCCTGTCCATGGAGCAATACCAGGTGCGCCGGCAATATGAAAAAGAACTGGAGACCCGCATTCAGCAGATGCTGACCAGAATCCTGGGACCGAACAAGGCAGTGGCCATGGTTACGGCCGACATGGATTTTGACCAGCGCCAGGTTACCACCACCACCGTCCAGCCGGGGCAAACTTTGAGCCAGCAAACCATTACCGAAAGCGGCTCGGGCACGGGTATCAGTGGGGTGCCGGGAACTCCAAGCTCTCAGCCAGGAAGTACCGTTCCCGCACTAACAGGCGGCAATTCCCAGTACCAGAAGCAGCAGACCATCACCAACTATCAGCTGGGCAGTCAGCAGCAAACCCTGGTCGCCGCGCCGGGAACCCTGCGCCGGCTCTCGGTAGCCGTGGTTTTAAACGGCAACTACAGCGCACCCCAGCTGCAGCAGGTCCAGGACATGGTTTCGGCAGCGGTGGGCCTGCAGCAAAACCGGGGGGATCAGATTAATGTTTCGGCCATGCCCTTTGATACCTCTTACCTGGACCAGTTCCGGCAGGAAACGGCGCAACCCCCCACCATGCTGGCCAGCCTGAAAAAATACTGGCCCGTGGCGGCGGGAGCAGCCGGGTTGTTAATGGGCCTGCTTCTGTTGATCCTGTTTATCCGCCGCCGGCGGCGCCGTGCATATGAACTGGAAGCTGTGGAAGAGATGCCGGAAACTCCTGTAGTAACCGGGCATGTGCCCGCACCTGAAGAAACGCCTGCACAGCCCGGCAGGGCTCAGCAAATCAGGGACATAGCCCGGGAAAAACCGGCTCAGGTAGCCGAGATTTTAAAAGTGTGGCTCAAGGAGTAG
- the fliG gene encoding flagellar motor switch protein FliG — MVGRLTGLQKAAIVLIALGADLSARVLKHFPDDEIEMLTQQISMLESVPKEVQQAVLEEFLELSKAREYLMHGGYKYAREVLEKAVGPQRAEEILNKVSVAIQKVPFSNLRRTDPKHLLNFIRDEHPQTIALIITHLVPEQAALILSSLPPEKQSDVARRIAVIDRTPPEVVKEVEKVLERKLSMVVQQDQTAGGVKTLVNILNRVDRSTEKTILEELEVSDPDLADEVRKMMFVFEDIVKLHDTAIQRVLREVDTKDLAKAMRGANEEVNERIFKNMSRRAADMLREEIQFMGPVRLRDVEEAQQRIVQIIRRLDETGEIIIARGGEDAIII; from the coding sequence GTGGTTGGTAGACTGACCGGTTTACAAAAGGCGGCCATTGTCCTGATCGCCCTGGGTGCAGATCTGTCCGCCAGGGTATTGAAACATTTTCCCGATGATGAAATAGAAATGCTCACCCAGCAGATCTCCATGCTGGAAAGCGTGCCCAAAGAAGTCCAGCAGGCGGTGCTGGAAGAGTTTTTAGAGTTGAGCAAAGCTCGGGAATACCTGATGCACGGCGGTTACAAGTATGCCCGGGAAGTACTGGAAAAAGCCGTGGGTCCCCAACGGGCGGAGGAAATCCTTAACAAAGTGTCGGTAGCCATTCAGAAAGTTCCTTTCAGCAACCTGCGCCGGACCGACCCCAAACATTTGCTCAACTTCATCCGGGACGAACACCCCCAGACCATCGCCCTGATCATCACCCACCTGGTGCCGGAGCAGGCAGCACTGATCCTTTCCTCCCTGCCTCCGGAAAAGCAGAGCGATGTCGCCCGGCGGATAGCGGTCATCGACCGCACACCCCCGGAGGTAGTAAAAGAAGTGGAAAAGGTTCTGGAAAGAAAGCTCTCGATGGTGGTTCAACAGGACCAGACGGCGGGTGGTGTAAAAACTCTGGTCAACATTTTAAACCGGGTGGACCGCAGCACTGAAAAAACCATCCTGGAAGAACTGGAGGTTTCCGATCCCGACCTGGCCGACGAGGTGCGCAAGATGATGTTTGTTTTCGAAGATATTGTCAAGCTCCACGATACGGCCATACAGCGGGTTCTGCGGGAAGTGGATACTAAAGACCTGGCCAAGGCCATGCGGGGGGCCAACGAGGAAGTCAACGAGCGCATCTTCAAGAACATGTCCCGCCGGGCGGCCGATATGCTGCGGGAGGAAATTCAGTTCATGGGGCCGGTGCGCCTGCGGGATGTGGAAGAGGCCCAGCAGCGCATAGTGCAGATTATACGCCGTCTGGACGAAACGGGCGAAATTATCATCGCACGGGGTGGAGAGGATGCGATCATTATTTAA
- a CDS encoding FliH/SctL family protein: MRSLFKIIRGGVSCNEEPVFVTLRYDFPVLPIKTDEPQEGNGNGRVKTVSLEEARGKSEEILAAAQREAAAILEKARHEAEALARETAARAREEGLQEGWEEGYREGYRKAVEDAAAGAQALREEARQVLQQAEEIRRATLEALEGEVVALAREMAEKIVAAQLTIDPTIVLNIVREALEAARIREQVVIYVNPEQKKLMEERREEILLILPPGTVLNIIGDPAIEPGGCRIETADGRVDATLDARWQALEEVLREAGLQVAGQGRVDPS; encoded by the coding sequence ATGCGATCATTATTTAAAATCATCCGGGGCGGCGTATCCTGCAACGAGGAGCCGGTTTTCGTAACCCTGCGCTATGATTTCCCCGTACTGCCTATAAAGACGGATGAACCCCAGGAGGGAAACGGGAATGGCCGGGTAAAAACGGTTTCCCTCGAAGAAGCCAGAGGTAAAAGTGAAGAAATCCTGGCTGCGGCTCAAAGGGAAGCCGCAGCCATACTGGAAAAGGCACGGCACGAAGCGGAGGCGCTGGCCCGGGAAACGGCCGCCAGAGCCCGGGAAGAAGGGCTGCAGGAAGGGTGGGAAGAAGGCTACCGGGAAGGTTACCGCAAAGCCGTGGAAGATGCTGCGGCCGGGGCTCAGGCCTTGAGGGAAGAAGCCCGCCAGGTACTGCAGCAGGCCGAAGAAATCCGCCGCGCAACCCTGGAAGCTCTGGAGGGAGAAGTGGTGGCCCTGGCCCGGGAAATGGCGGAAAAAATTGTGGCCGCCCAGTTGACCATCGACCCCACCATAGTGCTGAATATAGTGAGGGAAGCTCTGGAAGCGGCCCGGATACGGGAACAGGTGGTTATTTATGTAAACCCGGAGCAGAAGAAATTGATGGAAGAAAGACGGGAGGAAATACTCCTTATCCTGCCCCCCGGAACGGTCCTGAATATTATAGGCGATCCGGCAATAGAACCGGGTGGATGCCGCATCGAAACGGCCGACGGCAGGGTGGACGCCACCCTTGATGCCCGCTGGCAAGCCCTGGAGGAAGTGCTGAGGGAAGCAGGGCTGCAGGTCGCCGGGCAAGGGAGGGTGGATCCATCATAG
- the fliI gene encoding flagellar protein export ATPase FliI, whose protein sequence is MALPQIDLERWRQRVRAAKLLRPTGQVVRVIGLTVEVRGIAARIGEICDIHVPGEAPVVAEVVGFREDVTLLMPLGELRGIFPGCSVVPRGRGLSVAVGEHLLGRVLDGLGRPMDGRELIAPDQCYVPVDNSPPNPLSRQPITQIFSTGVRAIDAFLTCGRGQRLGIFAGSGVGKSTLLGMVARYSSADVNVIALVGERGREVRDFIEGDLGPEGLARSVVVAATSDRPALVRVKAAFLASAIAEYFRDRGKDVLLLMDSVTRFAMAQREVGLAIGEPPATRGYTPSVFALLPRLLERSGMGATGSITAFYTVLVEGDDMNEPITDAVRGILDGHIVLSREMAAQNHYPAIDILQSVSRVMPEIVDREHLARAGRLRDLLATYRQSEDLINIGAYAAGSNPQIDAAVKAYPRIVQFLRQNMHEYSSFEETMKTLPDPG, encoded by the coding sequence ATGGCTTTACCTCAAATCGACCTGGAACGCTGGCGCCAGCGGGTGCGGGCGGCCAAACTGCTGCGCCCCACCGGGCAGGTGGTACGGGTCATCGGCCTGACCGTGGAGGTGCGGGGCATTGCCGCCCGCATCGGTGAAATCTGCGACATCCACGTGCCCGGTGAAGCACCGGTGGTGGCTGAAGTGGTGGGTTTCCGGGAAGATGTCACCCTGCTCATGCCCCTGGGGGAACTGCGGGGCATTTTCCCCGGCTGCAGCGTGGTACCCCGGGGCCGGGGCCTGTCGGTGGCGGTGGGAGAACACCTCCTGGGGCGGGTGTTGGACGGGCTGGGCCGGCCCATGGACGGCCGGGAGCTCATTGCTCCGGACCAGTGTTACGTACCGGTGGACAACTCCCCGCCCAACCCCCTGTCCAGACAGCCTATCACGCAGATATTTTCCACCGGGGTACGGGCCATCGATGCCTTTCTCACCTGCGGGCGGGGACAGCGCCTGGGCATTTTTGCCGGCAGCGGGGTGGGCAAGAGCACGCTCCTGGGCATGGTGGCCCGGTACAGCAGTGCCGATGTAAATGTGATCGCCCTGGTGGGGGAACGGGGCCGGGAGGTGCGGGACTTCATTGAAGGGGACCTGGGTCCTGAAGGCCTGGCCCGTTCGGTGGTGGTGGCCGCTACCTCGGACCGCCCGGCGCTGGTGCGGGTAAAGGCCGCCTTTCTGGCCAGCGCCATTGCCGAATATTTCCGCGACCGGGGTAAAGACGTGCTGCTTCTCATGGACTCGGTCACCCGTTTTGCCATGGCCCAGCGGGAGGTGGGCCTGGCCATCGGCGAACCTCCGGCCACCCGCGGTTATACCCCTTCGGTTTTTGCCCTGTTGCCCCGGCTGCTGGAACGTTCGGGGATGGGGGCCACGGGTTCCATCACCGCCTTTTATACCGTGCTGGTGGAAGGGGACGACATGAACGAACCCATTACCGATGCGGTGCGGGGCATTCTGGACGGGCATATAGTCCTGTCCCGGGAAATGGCGGCCCAGAACCACTACCCGGCCATTGACATATTGCAGAGCGTCAGCCGGGTGATGCCGGAAATAGTGGATCGGGAACACCTGGCCCGGGCCGGCAGGCTGCGGGATCTGCTGGCCACCTACCGCCAGTCGGAAGATTTAATCAACATCGGCGCTTACGCAGCCGGGTCCAACCCCCAGATTGACGCCGCGGTAAAGGCCTATCCCCGTATTGTACAGTTTTTACGCCAGAACATGCACGAGTACAGCAGCTTTGAGGAAACGATGAAGACCTTACCGGATCCCGGGTAA
- a CDS encoding flagellar export protein FliJ: MRKFHFRLEPVLQFREQKEEQAILAHSRAQREYLDRVEELNRTTSLLEESFAGCNEGPMRPENEFHLLLWRERLINDRNRRQEAVAMANEKLMRCRMEAFEARRQRMILQRLKEKQLQAHILQTNRAEQKETDEQGLRLFWCRRN; encoded by the coding sequence ATGCGCAAATTTCATTTTCGCCTGGAACCCGTACTGCAGTTCAGGGAACAGAAGGAAGAGCAGGCCATCCTGGCCCACTCCCGGGCACAGCGGGAATACCTGGACCGGGTGGAAGAGCTGAACAGGACAACCTCCCTGCTGGAAGAAAGTTTTGCCGGTTGTAACGAGGGACCAATGCGGCCAGAGAACGAATTTCACCTGCTGCTCTGGCGGGAGCGGCTTATAAATGACCGGAACCGCCGTCAGGAAGCGGTGGCCATGGCCAATGAGAAGCTGATGCGCTGCCGGATGGAAGCCTTTGAGGCCCGGCGCCAGAGGATGATTCTGCAGAGGCTGAAGGAAAAGCAGCTCCAGGCCCACATCCTGCAGACAAACCGGGCCGAGCAAAAGGAAACGGATGAACAGGGGCTCAGGCTCTTCTGGTGCCGCCGGAATTAA
- a CDS encoding flagellar hook-length control protein FliK, which yields MEINFVSPVSERPFSPGGITAGASGSSTFLSLLIQLLGITGEGTAAANATGGDLNTGTETGGNQGPDAGSFQEPFTGLISLLPSHGSIFDEPPTPVLNNSGKAAGENTGKHGTGMSGDWTALLAAIPGLDAAELLHYLLRNGIDETARAAGHGEFGFPFTPAGQTGPEAGPMVLNRLRTLILQHLQENGAGGIQGAGTAFPQGNTAAGESSALPGVPPSGPEDMLKSSTPETSQIWPHATAAGIPHTKAVEAGRPETLLFRLQQEWTGVSPGVAGPENGGYKNPGPGEEFAGTVARKSPLEKSPPLHALGSRGVTGDPVPVEAAEKSSGPVNVAVPGKARILEIPPNMLTRETTQNMTSFAMIRSNEGRDIPPGNNPVQYLLDNPGGGEITGASRDPSAPIIHRESVNLIQMPGLISRVLQQAVARHIEGQTHLWFKLEPEHLGEVMIRLIYRHGDVSAHFLASNPAAGDAIESALPQLREALAAQNLHLHSASVSVGHEGGLPPRSDYQQPGYHYGRQHSGSGERPGGSTGQEPPAHPLPGGINLFV from the coding sequence ATGGAAATTAATTTTGTCTCCCCGGTGTCGGAACGACCATTTTCTCCAGGCGGCATTACAGCCGGCGCATCCGGTTCCAGCACGTTTCTTTCTTTATTAATACAGCTGCTGGGCATAACCGGGGAAGGTACAGCCGCTGCAAACGCAACTGGTGGGGATTTAAACACCGGTACGGAAACCGGCGGCAACCAGGGGCCAGATGCCGGCTCTTTTCAGGAGCCTTTTACCGGTCTCATTTCCCTGTTGCCGTCTCACGGCAGTATTTTCGACGAACCACCCACACCTGTATTGAACAACTCCGGGAAGGCGGCAGGAGAGAACACCGGGAAACACGGGACCGGGATGTCCGGTGATTGGACAGCCCTCCTGGCGGCAATCCCGGGCCTTGATGCGGCAGAGCTTCTCCATTATCTGCTGCGGAACGGGATAGATGAAACAGCCCGCGCAGCCGGTCACGGTGAGTTTGGTTTCCCGTTTACCCCGGCAGGCCAAACCGGCCCGGAAGCGGGACCGATGGTCCTGAACCGCTTGAGAACATTAATCCTGCAGCACCTGCAGGAAAATGGAGCGGGGGGTATTCAGGGTGCAGGTACAGCCTTCCCGCAAGGAAATACTGCCGCTGGGGAAAGTAGCGCTTTACCCGGTGTGCCTCCCTCCGGTCCAGAAGACATGTTAAAATCTTCCACGCCGGAAACATCCCAAATATGGCCGCATGCAACGGCCGCTGGTATCCCGCACACGAAAGCAGTGGAGGCCGGCCGACCGGAAACATTACTGTTCCGGCTGCAGCAGGAATGGACCGGCGTTTCCCCGGGAGTGGCAGGGCCGGAGAACGGAGGCTACAAAAACCCCGGTCCAGGTGAAGAGTTTGCCGGAACCGTGGCCCGGAAGTCGCCGCTGGAGAAAAGCCCGCCCTTACATGCGCTTGGGAGCCGGGGAGTTACCGGTGATCCGGTACCGGTTGAGGCTGCAGAGAAAAGTAGTGGCCCGGTGAACGTGGCAGTGCCGGGCAAAGCCCGGATACTTGAAATACCTCCAAATATGCTGACCCGGGAGACTACACAAAATATGACATCTTTTGCCATGATTCGCAGTAACGAAGGCAGGGATATCCCTCCGGGCAACAACCCTGTACAATATCTGTTGGACAATCCCGGCGGGGGAGAAATAACCGGTGCTTCCAGGGACCCTTCAGCTCCGATAATCCACCGGGAAAGCGTCAACCTGATCCAGATGCCCGGCTTGATCTCACGGGTGCTACAGCAGGCCGTGGCACGGCATATCGAGGGGCAGACCCACCTCTGGTTCAAGCTTGAGCCGGAGCACCTGGGTGAGGTAATGATCCGCCTGATCTACCGGCACGGGGATGTAAGCGCCCACTTCCTCGCCAGTAATCCCGCCGCCGGGGACGCCATTGAAAGTGCTCTGCCCCAGCTGCGCGAGGCCCTGGCCGCCCAGAATCTACACCTCCACAGCGCTTCGGTATCAGTAGGACATGAGGGCGGTCTCCCGCCCCGGAGTGATTACCAGCAACCGGGATACCATTACGGGCGGCAGCACAGCGGTTCCGGCGAAAGACCGGGCGGCAGTACCGGGCAAGAACCGCCGGCACATCCATTGCCGGGTGGTATCAACCTTTTCGTTTAA